The Saccharomonospora glauca K62 genome has a segment encoding these proteins:
- a CDS encoding SPFH domain-containing protein, with translation MDATTWIVVAIIALFVIITISKSLMVVPQAQSAVIERLGRFRTVAGPGLNFLVPFLDKVRARVDLREQVVSFPPQPVITQDNLTVSIDTVVYFQVTDSRAAVYEISNYIVGVEQLTTTTLRNLVGGMSLEDALTSRDQINSQLRGVLDEATGRWGIRVARVELKAIDPPPSIQDSMEKQMRADREKRAMILTAEGEREAAIKTAEGQKQSQILAAEGSKQAAILSAEAERQSRILRAQGERAARYLQAQGQAKAIEKVFAAIKASKPTPEALAYQYLQTLPQMAQGDANKVWLVPSDFGKALEGFARQFGTKGDDGVFRYEPPAEETPSPAMDDEEVASWFDTSTDPKVAEAVREAEAVARQEVPGPLTAGGSTPPAASALKGIRSETPEEQEKTSATPPPAPPAQAAPPQPPAAPPAPPAGGAPFGGPQQGHYPPPQGGQMPPQGPPFGRQ, from the coding sequence TTGGACGCGACAACTTGGATCGTGGTCGCCATCATCGCCCTCTTCGTGATCATCACGATCTCGAAGTCGTTGATGGTGGTTCCGCAAGCACAATCGGCGGTCATCGAAAGACTCGGCCGGTTCCGCACGGTCGCCGGACCGGGACTCAACTTCCTGGTGCCTTTCCTGGACAAGGTCCGGGCCCGCGTGGACCTGCGGGAACAGGTCGTGTCCTTCCCACCGCAACCGGTCATCACCCAGGACAACCTCACCGTCTCGATCGACACGGTGGTGTACTTCCAGGTCACCGACTCCCGCGCCGCGGTCTACGAGATCTCGAACTACATCGTGGGTGTCGAGCAACTCACCACCACCACGCTGCGCAACCTGGTCGGCGGCATGTCGCTGGAGGACGCGCTGACCTCCCGCGACCAGATCAACAGCCAACTGCGCGGGGTACTCGACGAAGCCACCGGCCGGTGGGGCATCCGCGTCGCCAGGGTGGAACTCAAGGCGATCGACCCGCCGCCGTCCATCCAGGACTCGATGGAAAAGCAGATGCGCGCCGACCGCGAGAAGCGCGCCATGATCCTCACCGCCGAAGGTGAGCGGGAAGCCGCCATCAAGACCGCCGAGGGACAAAAGCAAAGTCAGATCCTCGCCGCCGAGGGCTCCAAGCAGGCGGCCATCCTGTCCGCCGAGGCCGAACGGCAGTCCCGCATCCTGCGCGCCCAAGGTGAGCGCGCCGCCCGCTACCTGCAGGCGCAAGGACAGGCCAAGGCCATCGAGAAGGTGTTCGCCGCGATCAAGGCCAGCAAACCCACCCCGGAGGCCCTGGCCTACCAGTACCTGCAGACCCTGCCGCAGATGGCCCAGGGCGACGCCAACAAGGTGTGGCTGGTGCCCAGCGACTTCGGCAAGGCTCTGGAAGGGTTCGCCCGCCAGTTCGGGACCAAGGGCGACGACGGGGTGTTCCGCTACGAACCGCCCGCCGAGGAAACCCCGTCCCCGGCGATGGACGACGAGGAAGTGGCGAGCTGGTTCGACACCAGCACCGACCCGAAGGTCGCCGAAGCAGTCCGCGAAGCCGAGGCCGTCGCCCGGCAGGAGGTGCCCGGTCCGCTGACTGCCGGTGGCTCCACACCGCCGGCGGCCTCCGCGCTCAAGGGAATCCGCTCGGAGACCCCCGAGGAGCAGGAGAAGACCAGCGCAACCCCGCCGCCCGCGCCCCCGGCTCAGGCGGCTCCGCCGCAGCCGCCCGCCGCGCCACCGGCCCCGCCGGCCGGGGGAGCACCGTTCGGCGGCCCGCAGCAGGGCCACTACCCGCCCCCGCAGGGCGGCCAGATGCCTCCGCAGGGGCCCCCCTTCGGCAGGCAGTGA
- a CDS encoding DUF3097 domain-containing protein, which produces MRSHSYDDVLATPRRRRRTPSVPAEPGLVVEDAASGFCGAVVRCEPGGVVLEDRHGRHRVFPFGPAAFLLDGDPVTLTPPRAPVRAVPARSASGSVRLDGLRARVARGSRIWVEGLHDAELLERVWGHDLRVEGVVVEPLDGVEGLAERIAAFDPAPGRRLGILVDHLVDGSKESRLASAIDHEHVLVTGHPYVDVWQAVKPASVGIPAWPTVPKGRDWKTGVCAALGWGNPGEGWRRVLAGVTSFRDLEPPLLGAVERLIDFVTDDTA; this is translated from the coding sequence GTGCGTTCCCACTCCTATGACGACGTGCTGGCCACCCCGCGCCGCCGCCGGCGGACCCCCTCGGTGCCCGCCGAACCGGGACTCGTGGTGGAGGACGCCGCCAGCGGGTTCTGCGGCGCGGTGGTGCGCTGCGAACCCGGCGGTGTCGTGCTGGAGGACCGCCACGGCCGCCACCGCGTGTTCCCGTTCGGGCCCGCCGCGTTCCTCCTCGACGGCGACCCCGTCACCCTCACCCCACCCCGCGCCCCGGTGCGCGCCGTACCGGCTCGCTCGGCGTCCGGGTCCGTCCGCCTCGACGGGCTGCGCGCCCGCGTCGCCCGCGGCTCCCGGATCTGGGTGGAGGGCCTGCACGACGCCGAACTCCTCGAACGGGTCTGGGGACACGACCTGCGGGTGGAAGGCGTGGTCGTCGAACCCCTCGACGGCGTGGAGGGGCTCGCCGAGCGCATCGCCGCGTTCGACCCGGCTCCGGGCCGACGCCTGGGGATCCTGGTCGACCACCTGGTGGACGGCAGCAAGGAGTCCCGGCTGGCCTCCGCGATCGACCACGAGCACGTCCTCGTCACCGGCCACCCCTACGTCGACGTGTGGCAGGCGGTGAAACCCGCCAGCGTCGGCATCCCCGCCTGGCCCACCGTCCCCAAGGGGCGGGACTGGAAGACCGGGGTGTGCGCGGCACTCGGCTGGGGAAACCCCGGCGAGGGCTGGCGGCGCGTCCTGGCGGGCGTGACCAGCTTCCGCGACCTGGAACCACCCTTGCTCGGGGCGGTCGAGCGTTTGATCGATTTCGTCACCGACGACACCGCGTGA
- a CDS encoding DUF3090 domain-containing protein — MARVIHVFRQPDRFVAGTVGPPGDRTFYLQAREDARTISVTIEKQQVAVLAERLTSLLEEIATRFGADTGADVTDDLIDTDPLDVPVEEEFRVGTMGLGWDAESKSVVIELLAITDTEIDEAVVLDDTEEGPDAVRVFLTPAAARAFAARADRVVNAGRKPCPLCGEPLDPSGHICPRQNGYRRGTELADED; from the coding sequence ATGGCTCGTGTCATTCACGTTTTCCGTCAACCCGACCGTTTCGTCGCGGGCACCGTCGGGCCGCCCGGTGACCGCACGTTCTACCTTCAAGCCCGCGAGGACGCGCGCACCATCAGCGTGACCATCGAAAAGCAGCAGGTCGCGGTGCTGGCCGAACGCCTGACGTCGCTGCTGGAGGAGATCGCCACCCGCTTCGGGGCCGACACCGGCGCCGACGTCACCGACGACCTCATCGACACCGACCCCCTCGACGTGCCCGTGGAGGAGGAGTTCCGGGTCGGCACGATGGGACTCGGCTGGGACGCCGAGAGTAAATCCGTGGTGATCGAACTGCTCGCCATCACCGACACGGAGATCGACGAAGCCGTCGTGCTCGACGACACCGAGGAAGGCCCCGACGCCGTGCGGGTGTTCCTCACCCCCGCCGCCGCCCGCGCCTTCGCCGCCCGCGCCGACCGGGTCGTCAACGCCGGCCGGAAACCCTGCCCGCTGTGCGGGGAACCCCTCGACCCCTCCGGGCACATCTGTCCCCGCCAGAACGGATACCGGCGCGGCACCGAGCTGGCCGACGAGGACTGA
- a CDS encoding RNA polymerase sigma factor — protein sequence MDATEVRRTLDAVWRIESARLIASLASWTHDLGTAEELAQDALVAALEQWPSTGVPTNPAAWLQTVAKRRAIDELRRRTRLDHKITELARETPTHTEPELPDPHDDLTDEMLRLVFTACHPVLSTNARVALTLRLVGGLTTAEIARAFLLPEPTVAQRITRAKKTLARKRVPFAVPQGPDLAPRLASVLEVVYLIFNEGYTATAGEEWTRPDLCVEALRLGRMIAELAPTEPEVHGLVALLELQASRLHARTGPTGDPVLLLDQDRSRWDRLLIRRGLTALDRALALTDTPGPYVLQAAIAACHARATTPEDTDWAHIADLYAALARVNPSPVVELNRAVAVSMAHGPAAALDLVDHLADDPALARYHLLPAVRGDLLTKLGRHTEAHHEFTRAADLTRNARERALLRQRARDAAARSPDLGGTEPPR from the coding sequence ATGGACGCCACCGAGGTGCGCCGCACCCTCGACGCGGTATGGCGGATCGAATCCGCCCGCCTCATTGCCTCCCTCGCGTCCTGGACCCACGACCTCGGCACCGCCGAGGAACTGGCCCAGGACGCGCTCGTCGCCGCCCTCGAACAGTGGCCGAGCACCGGAGTCCCGACCAACCCCGCCGCCTGGTTGCAGACCGTGGCCAAACGCCGCGCCATCGACGAACTCCGCCGACGCACCCGCCTCGACCACAAAATCACCGAACTCGCCCGCGAAACCCCCACCCACACCGAGCCCGAGCTGCCCGACCCCCACGACGACCTCACCGACGAGATGCTGCGGCTGGTCTTCACAGCCTGCCACCCCGTACTGTCCACCAACGCCCGCGTCGCCCTGACCTTGAGGCTCGTCGGCGGCCTCACCACCGCCGAGATCGCCCGCGCGTTCCTGCTCCCCGAACCCACCGTGGCCCAACGCATCACCCGCGCGAAGAAAACCCTCGCCCGCAAACGGGTGCCCTTCGCCGTCCCGCAAGGCCCCGACCTCGCCCCCCGCCTGGCCTCGGTCCTCGAAGTCGTCTACCTCATCTTCAACGAGGGCTACACCGCCACCGCGGGCGAGGAGTGGACCCGCCCCGACCTGTGCGTCGAAGCCCTCCGCCTCGGCCGCATGATCGCCGAACTCGCCCCCACCGAACCCGAGGTCCACGGCCTGGTGGCCCTGCTTGAACTCCAAGCGTCCCGCCTCCACGCCCGAACCGGCCCCACCGGCGACCCCGTCCTGCTGCTCGACCAGGACCGCTCCCGCTGGGACCGCCTCCTCATCCGCCGCGGCCTGACCGCACTCGACCGCGCCCTCGCCCTCACCGACACCCCCGGCCCCTACGTGCTGCAAGCCGCCATCGCGGCCTGCCACGCCCGCGCCACCACCCCCGAGGACACCGACTGGGCCCACATCGCCGACCTCTACGCCGCCTTGGCGCGCGTCAACCCCTCACCCGTGGTGGAACTCAACCGAGCCGTCGCGGTCTCCATGGCCCACGGACCCGCCGCCGCGCTCGACCTGGTCGACCACCTCGCCGACGACCCCGCCCTCGCCCGCTACCACCTCCTGCCCGCCGTGCGGGGCGACCTGCTCACCAAACTCGGCCGCCACACCGAGGCCCACCACGAATTCACTCGCGCCGCCGACCTGACCCGCAACGCCCGCGAACGCGCCCTGCTCCGACAGCGCGCCCGCGACGCCGCCGCCCGATCACCCGACCTCGGCGGCACCGAACCACCGCGATAG
- a CDS encoding SGNH/GDSL hydrolase family protein, which translates to MFSRFVALGDSFTEGVGDDDPSSPNAVRGWADRVAEQLAFLRADFTYANLAIRGRLLPQVLAEQLAPAVEMKPDLVTLYAGGNDLMRPKVDIDALCADYDAAVERLAATGATVVLFTGVDGVADPVFRRMRGRTAVYNEHVRLIAARHGALVVDMWAMRVLRDRRLWSADRIHLNTAGHVVIAAAVLDTLGVEHSLSPAPLGEPVMLSRAQRRAENLRWVREHALPWIGRRLRGASSGDGLQPKRPSLAPVFVGEPVRE; encoded by the coding sequence ATGTTTTCCCGCTTCGTTGCTCTGGGTGATTCGTTCACCGAGGGGGTCGGTGACGACGACCCCTCCTCCCCCAACGCGGTACGTGGCTGGGCCGACCGGGTGGCCGAGCAGTTGGCTTTCCTGCGTGCGGACTTCACCTACGCCAACCTCGCCATCCGGGGGCGGTTGTTGCCTCAGGTGCTGGCCGAGCAGTTGGCGCCCGCGGTGGAGATGAAGCCCGACCTGGTGACGTTGTATGCGGGCGGGAACGATCTGATGCGGCCGAAGGTCGACATCGACGCGTTGTGCGCGGACTACGACGCGGCTGTGGAGCGGTTGGCGGCCACGGGGGCCACGGTGGTGTTGTTCACCGGCGTCGACGGTGTGGCGGACCCGGTGTTTCGGCGGATGCGGGGCCGCACCGCCGTCTACAACGAGCATGTGCGGTTGATCGCGGCGCGGCACGGCGCGCTGGTGGTCGACATGTGGGCGATGCGGGTGTTGCGGGATCGGCGGTTGTGGTCGGCGGACCGGATTCATCTCAACACCGCTGGGCATGTGGTGATCGCGGCGGCGGTGTTGGACACGCTGGGGGTGGAGCACTCCCTCTCCCCCGCCCCGTTGGGTGAGCCGGTGATGCTGAGTCGGGCGCAGCGGCGGGCGGAGAACCTGCGGTGGGTTCGGGAGCACGCGTTGCCGTGGATCGGCAGGCGGTTGCGGGGCGCGTCGTCCGGGGACGGGTTGCAGCCGAAGCGGCCGAGTTTGGCGCCGGTGTTCGTGGGCGAGCCCGTACGGGAATGA
- a CDS encoding sensor histidine kinase has translation MGNVLVCPNDGKVLHPDMKMFAFGWEPGRAIIVAMPSARAMSSLRDRLFGKGALAPGHHPDLHTMPHAVMARRALHGFYRRMALSRLVVALLWTVFMTVPPHAPGRVGDLVGASVVAGVAAMVSAVAAWVHHHDGVLEWMRDRAVLGWMSSYLRRTARERRVSVDVPGAAEGASVLALTALTAWAAPSAGEVASVEWSLAFTLLLLYFPFSQYVIDPAWYQPDLARRAGFAWFRFLLPLALAGAGLVLYRVCAPTASVGPDGAVVIAGLMMRLYVDVSLVNSLLAALPSSLRDQRKDLSDAVSSALHSKIKNQLRLLSHQLDLDSQSAEVRASWHRLMHQVESLRRHPFREDGGVDIDDILEGVKSTCGSLAHDRSAIEVSVERSPEGGSPLRPTDLSLLEIVLGDLCGNAVREANRQGGPMFKIRVSVSTTREGSRRRVTVVVKDDGRGFDAAAPLSRMDSSLAVLDRRLRRRGGGLDFSRSSSGGAQVRATWLAL, from the coding sequence ATGGGCAATGTTTTGGTTTGCCCAAACGATGGCAAAGTTTTGCATCCCGACATGAAAATGTTTGCCTTTGGGTGGGAGCCGGGTCGGGCCATAATCGTGGCCATGCCTTCGGCGCGTGCGATGTCGTCGCTACGGGACCGGTTGTTCGGTAAGGGAGCGCTGGCTCCGGGTCATCACCCGGATCTGCACACCATGCCTCACGCGGTGATGGCGCGGCGCGCGCTCCATGGTTTCTACCGGCGGATGGCGTTGAGCAGGCTCGTCGTGGCCCTGTTGTGGACGGTGTTCATGACGGTTCCGCCGCACGCGCCGGGGCGGGTGGGGGATCTCGTGGGCGCCAGTGTCGTCGCCGGGGTGGCGGCCATGGTGTCCGCGGTGGCTGCGTGGGTGCATCACCACGACGGGGTCCTGGAATGGATGCGTGATCGCGCCGTGCTCGGCTGGATGTCCAGCTATCTCCGGCGTACCGCGCGGGAAAGGCGGGTCTCGGTGGATGTTCCGGGGGCCGCTGAGGGGGCGAGCGTGCTCGCTCTGACGGCGTTGACCGCGTGGGCCGCTCCTTCCGCGGGTGAGGTGGCTTCCGTGGAGTGGTCGCTCGCGTTCACGTTGCTGTTGTTGTACTTCCCGTTCTCTCAGTACGTCATCGACCCGGCGTGGTATCAGCCGGATCTGGCGCGACGTGCCGGGTTCGCGTGGTTTCGGTTCCTGCTGCCGCTGGCGTTGGCCGGTGCCGGTTTGGTGCTCTACCGGGTGTGCGCTCCCACGGCGTCGGTGGGGCCCGACGGAGCGGTTGTGATCGCTGGTTTGATGATGCGGCTTTATGTGGACGTCAGTTTGGTCAACTCGCTGTTGGCGGCTCTTCCGAGTTCTCTTCGTGACCAGCGTAAGGACCTTTCCGACGCGGTGTCGAGCGCCCTGCACAGTAAGATCAAAAATCAGTTGCGTCTTCTTTCTCATCAGCTGGATCTCGATTCGCAATCAGCGGAAGTGCGAGCGAGTTGGCACCGCTTGATGCACCAGGTGGAGTCGTTGCGGCGGCATCCGTTCCGGGAAGACGGTGGTGTGGACATCGACGACATTCTCGAGGGGGTGAAGTCGACCTGTGGTTCGCTTGCCCACGATAGGTCGGCGATCGAGGTGTCGGTGGAGCGTTCCCCGGAGGGCGGTTCTCCGCTGCGGCCGACCGATCTGAGTTTGCTCGAGATCGTTCTCGGTGACTTGTGCGGAAACGCGGTGCGGGAGGCTAATCGGCAGGGCGGGCCGATGTTCAAGATACGGGTTTCGGTCAGCACGACGAGGGAGGGCTCGCGGCGACGGGTCACCGTGGTCGTGAAGGACGACGGTCGGGGTTTCGATGCCGCCGCTCCGTTGAGCCGGATGGATTCGAGTCTGGCAGTACTCGACAGGAGGCTTCGGCGTCGTGGTGGGGGGCTCGACTTCAGTCGTTCGTCCAGCGGCGGGGCGCAGGTTCGTGCCACGTGGCTGGCGCTGTGA
- a CDS encoding YciI family protein, whose protein sequence is MRYLMFVKADERSEAGEMPSEKELADMTAYNEKLVKAGVLLDGNGLAPSSDGARVVFDDTNTPTVIDGPFTETKELVAGYWLLEVSSRDEAVEWARRAPLGPGGQIEIRRVFTDEDFGDALTPEVKEAEARMREATQHRREPSH, encoded by the coding sequence ATGCGTTACCTGATGTTCGTCAAGGCGGACGAGCGTTCCGAGGCCGGCGAGATGCCCAGCGAGAAGGAACTGGCCGACATGACCGCCTACAACGAAAAGCTCGTCAAGGCGGGCGTGCTCCTCGACGGCAACGGCCTGGCCCCCAGCTCCGACGGCGCCCGCGTCGTCTTCGACGACACCAACACCCCCACCGTCATCGACGGGCCCTTCACCGAGACCAAGGAACTCGTCGCCGGCTACTGGCTGCTCGAAGTCTCCTCCCGCGACGAAGCCGTCGAATGGGCCCGCCGCGCCCCACTCGGCCCCGGCGGGCAGATCGAGATCCGCCGCGTGTTCACCGACGAGGACTTCGGCGACGCCCTCACCCCCGAGGTGAAGGAAGCCGAAGCCCGCATGCGGGAAGCCACCCAACACCGACGGGAGCCGTCACACTGA
- a CDS encoding NfeD family protein: MTAAIIWLIVGLVLVAAEVLSGDFVLVMLGIGALAGAGSAALSGNPIVDVLVFAVSSVALIVLARPALKRRFLSGTGVRTNTEALLGTSAVTLSVVNSDGGQVKLAGEVWSARSLTNEVIEPGTTVTVVEISGATAVVSASP; this comes from the coding sequence ATGACAGCGGCCATCATCTGGCTCATCGTCGGACTCGTCCTGGTCGCGGCCGAAGTGCTCTCCGGGGACTTCGTTCTCGTGATGCTCGGCATCGGAGCGCTGGCCGGCGCGGGCTCCGCGGCGCTGAGCGGCAACCCGATCGTCGACGTCCTCGTGTTCGCCGTCTCCTCCGTCGCGCTCATCGTCCTGGCCAGGCCCGCCCTGAAGCGCCGCTTCCTCTCCGGGACCGGTGTGCGCACGAACACCGAAGCGCTGCTGGGCACCAGCGCGGTGACGCTCTCAGTCGTGAACAGCGACGGCGGCCAGGTCAAGCTCGCCGGCGAAGTCTGGTCGGCCCGCAGCCTGACCAACGAAGTAATCGAGCCCGGAACGACGGTGACGGTCGTGGAGATCTCCGGCGCCACCGCCGTCGTCTCGGCCTCACCCTGA
- a CDS encoding SCO1664 family protein: MVDHVRAGDPAALDLITHGTLDVRGRVVDASNLTLFCTVELDGLTANAVYKPVAGERPLWDFPDGTLAGREVATYLISDAIGLGHVPPTVLRDGPLGEGMVQLWIDTVDDGDLVEVFPPEDLPEGWRVVLHAADADDRPVVLAHADHPGVAELAALDVVVNNTDRKGGHVLHGADGFVYGVDHGICLHTDPKLRTVLWGWIGEPLPDDVVDKLRKLRFALDHDLATALAPHLTAAEIGAVADRADALLSAGVFPAPRGDWRALPWPLF, encoded by the coding sequence GTGGTCGACCACGTGCGGGCCGGTGACCCCGCGGCCCTCGACCTGATCACCCACGGCACCCTCGACGTCCGGGGGCGGGTCGTGGACGCCTCCAACCTCACCCTGTTCTGCACCGTCGAACTCGACGGACTCACCGCGAACGCCGTGTACAAGCCGGTGGCGGGGGAGCGGCCCCTGTGGGACTTCCCCGACGGCACCCTCGCCGGACGCGAGGTCGCCACCTACCTGATCTCGGACGCCATCGGGTTGGGACACGTGCCCCCGACCGTGCTGCGGGATGGGCCCTTGGGGGAGGGCATGGTGCAGTTGTGGATCGACACCGTCGACGACGGCGACCTCGTCGAGGTGTTCCCACCCGAGGACCTCCCCGAAGGTTGGCGTGTGGTGCTGCACGCCGCCGACGCCGACGACCGCCCCGTCGTCCTGGCCCACGCCGACCACCCCGGCGTCGCCGAACTCGCCGCGCTCGACGTCGTCGTCAACAACACCGACCGCAAGGGCGGGCACGTCCTCCACGGCGCCGACGGCTTCGTCTACGGCGTCGACCACGGCATCTGCCTGCACACCGACCCGAAACTCCGCACCGTGCTGTGGGGCTGGATCGGCGAACCCCTGCCCGACGACGTCGTCGACAAACTCCGCAAACTCCGCTTCGCCCTCGACCACGACCTCGCCACCGCGCTCGCCCCCCACCTGACGGCGGCCGAGATCGGCGCGGTCGCCGACCGCGCCGACGCGCTGCTGTCCGCCGGGGTCTTCCCCGCACCCCGCGGTGACTGGCGCGCCCTGCCCTGGCCCTTGTTCTGA
- a CDS encoding DNA-binding response regulator, translating into MATIEYSIEGMLNRHAAVMSGRLAFEVTQVTSPDDIPATVQLASELGCSYSLALVDLDFGAHRAGGSQSHGLTALRLLAEHTPETRTALYTADVEGNRELMLRAAFELCPYKPSTWISKSSPPEEQADTICDLLDGKDPPSGPLRPYVFRPDHLRLRTVCGTRTQLRLWRALALGLDNRGQIAAHAGTSASTLDKFVARVRPFILDCLGTPDDTPVPAARAANLALAVRFAYSNRAFFTDPELERLVGR; encoded by the coding sequence TTGGCCACCATCGAGTACAGCATCGAGGGCATGCTCAACAGACATGCCGCTGTCATGTCGGGTCGTCTGGCTTTCGAAGTCACTCAGGTGACCAGTCCGGACGACATCCCCGCCACCGTCCAGCTCGCCTCGGAGCTGGGGTGCAGCTACAGCTTGGCGCTGGTGGACCTTGACTTCGGCGCGCACCGTGCGGGTGGCTCGCAAAGTCACGGGTTGACGGCGCTGCGGCTGTTGGCGGAACACACACCGGAGACCAGAACAGCGCTGTACACGGCGGATGTCGAAGGCAACAGGGAGTTGATGTTGCGGGCGGCGTTCGAGCTCTGCCCGTACAAGCCGAGCACCTGGATCAGTAAGTCGTCACCCCCGGAAGAGCAGGCCGACACGATCTGTGACCTGCTGGACGGAAAGGACCCTCCGTCGGGGCCTCTTCGCCCCTACGTTTTCCGCCCGGATCACCTACGTCTGCGCACCGTGTGCGGCACTCGTACGCAACTACGGCTGTGGCGGGCCCTGGCGCTGGGGTTGGACAACCGGGGGCAGATCGCCGCCCACGCCGGGACCAGCGCCAGCACGCTCGACAAGTTCGTCGCGCGTGTTAGGCCGTTCATTCTCGATTGTCTCGGCACTCCGGACGACACGCCCGTGCCCGCTGCCCGTGCCGCGAATCTGGCATTGGCGGTGCGGTTCGCCTATTCCAACCGAGCTTTCTTCACCGACCCGGAGTTGGAGCGGCTCGTCGGCCGTTGA
- the rox gene encoding rifampin monooxygenase, which produces MFDVIVVGGGPTGMMLAGELRLHGVRVLVLERETEPTTVIRSLGLHVRSVEVLDQRGLVERFLEHGRQYRIGGYFAGIHKPWPEGLDTSHPYILGIPQPVTDRLLAEHAVEVGAEVRRGCEVVAVHPDEDGVTVELADRTRLRARYLVGCDGGRSTVRKALGIGFPGEPASVEWLLGELELTEDPETVAAVVAEVRKTHLGFSAGPVGDGVFRVVVPAEKVTEDRSVPPSLEEVARRLRVFAGTDFGARAPRWLSRFTDATRLAERYRVGRVLLAGDAAHVHPPLGGQGLNLGIQDAFNLGWKLAATVKGWAPEGLLDTYHTERHPVAAAVLENTRAQTELLSPEPGARAVRRLLSRLMDFEVVNRYVMEQVTALGVRYDVGDDGHELLGRRMRDVRLGRGRRLYEVMRSGRGVLVDATGELSVAGWADRVDRVGDVGEEVGAPAVLLRPDGHVVWVGEDQRELRARLSRWFGAAEVG; this is translated from the coding sequence ATGTTCGACGTGATCGTTGTCGGTGGTGGGCCGACCGGGATGATGCTGGCCGGTGAGTTGCGGCTGCACGGGGTGCGGGTGCTGGTGTTGGAGCGGGAGACCGAGCCCACCACGGTGATCCGGTCGCTGGGCCTGCATGTGCGCAGTGTCGAGGTGCTGGACCAGCGGGGTTTGGTGGAGCGGTTTCTGGAGCACGGTCGGCAGTACCGCATCGGGGGTTATTTCGCCGGTATCCACAAGCCGTGGCCGGAGGGGTTGGACACCTCCCACCCCTACATTCTCGGGATTCCGCAGCCCGTCACCGATCGGTTGTTGGCCGAGCACGCCGTGGAGGTCGGCGCGGAGGTGCGGCGCGGCTGCGAGGTGGTGGCGGTGCACCCGGACGAGGACGGGGTGACCGTCGAGTTGGCCGATCGCACGCGGCTGCGGGCGCGGTACCTCGTGGGGTGTGACGGTGGGCGGAGCACGGTGCGGAAAGCGCTCGGCATCGGGTTTCCCGGGGAGCCGGCCTCGGTCGAGTGGCTGCTCGGTGAGCTGGAGCTGACGGAGGACCCGGAGACGGTCGCGGCGGTGGTGGCCGAGGTCCGCAAGACGCACCTGGGGTTCAGTGCGGGCCCGGTGGGTGACGGGGTGTTCCGCGTGGTCGTGCCCGCGGAGAAGGTGACCGAGGATCGGTCGGTTCCGCCGAGCTTGGAGGAGGTGGCGCGGCGGCTGCGGGTGTTCGCGGGCACGGATTTCGGTGCGCGTGCGCCGCGGTGGCTGTCCCGGTTCACCGATGCCACGCGGTTGGCCGAACGGTATCGGGTCGGGCGTGTCCTGCTGGCCGGGGACGCGGCGCACGTCCATCCCCCGTTAGGTGGGCAGGGACTCAACCTCGGTATTCAGGACGCGTTCAATCTCGGGTGGAAGCTGGCCGCGACGGTGAAGGGTTGGGCGCCGGAGGGACTGCTGGACACCTATCACACCGAACGGCATCCGGTGGCCGCCGCGGTGTTGGAGAACACGCGCGCGCAGACGGAATTGTTGTCGCCGGAGCCGGGTGCGCGGGCGGTACGGCGGTTGCTGTCGAGGTTGATGGATTTCGAGGTGGTGAACCGGTACGTGATGGAGCAGGTCACCGCGCTCGGGGTGCGGTATGACGTCGGGGACGACGGTCACGAGCTGCTCGGTCGGCGGATGCGGGACGTGCGGCTGGGGCGGGGGCGCCGCCTCTACGAGGTGATGCGAAGCGGCCGGGGGGTGTTGGTGGACGCCACCGGTGAGCTTTCGGTGGCGGGCTGGGCCGATCGGGTCGACCGTGTCGGGGACGTCGGTGAGGAGGTGGGGGCTCCCGCGGTGTTGCTGCGGCCGGACGGTCACGTGGTGTGGGTCGGTGAGGACCAGCGGGAGTTACGCGCCCGGCTATCGCGGTGGTTCGGTGCCGCCGAGGTCGGGTGA